The following coding sequences lie in one Spinacia oleracea cultivar Varoflay chromosome 1, BTI_SOV_V1, whole genome shotgun sequence genomic window:
- the LOC110795174 gene encoding peroxidase P7 has translation MALSYSMVSFKCFIACISVLILSFSNVEARQKELLSIDYYYYSCPQLYDIVRDTVVEAINNETRNGASLLRLHFHDCFVNGCDGSVLLDDNSTFTGEKTAFGNNNSLRGFEVVDAIKAKLEKVCPLIVSCADILAIAARDSVFHLGGPTWDVRLGRRDSLTANRTAANVFIPAPSSNITVLKSNFADVGLSFKDLVSLSGAHTLGFARCTTFRPRIYNDGNISPSFAQTLRSKCPNVGNDDVLQGLDVKTPSHFDNIYYKNLLTKKGLLHSDQEIYNSNKADPIVRKYSRDVSKFYRDFAKGMIKMGDISPLVGNQGEIRQNCRVAR, from the exons ATGGCACTATCATATTCTATGGTTTCTTTCAAGTGCTTCATTGCATGTATTTCAGTGCTCATTCTTAGCTTCTCTAATGTTGAAGCTCGACAAAAGGAGCTTCTCTCGATAGATTACTACTACTATTCTTGTCCACAACTATACGATATTGTGCGTGACACCGTTGTTGAAGCTATTAACAACGAGACTCGTAATGGTGCCTCCTTGCTTCGTCTCCATTTCCATGATTGCTTTGTCAAT GGATGTGATGGATCGGTATTGTTGGATGATAATTCGACATTTACGGGAGAGAAAACGGCATTCGGTAACAATAATTCGTTAAGAGGGTTTGAAGTGGTAGATGCGATCAAAGCTAAATTGGAGAAAGTTTGTCCACTTATCGTCTCTTGTGCTGATATTCTTGCTATTGCTGCTCGCGATTCTGTTTTTCAT CTGGGAGGTCCAACATGGGATGTAAGATTGGGAAGAAGAGACTCTCTGACAGCTAACAGAACAGCTGCCAACGTATTCATCCCCGCACCTTCGTCAAATATAACTGTTCTTAAATCTAATTTTGCTGATGTTGGATTATCATTTAAAGACTTGGTATCTCTTTCTG GAGCACATACCTTAGGATTTGCAAGGTGCACAACATTTAGACCAAGAATTTACAATGATGGTAACATTAGTCCCTCATTTGCTCAAACACTAAGAAGCAAGTGCCCCAATGTAGGAAACGACGACGTTTTGCAAGGATTGGATGTAAAAACTCCATCTCATTTTGACAATATATATTACAAGAATTTGTTAACTAAAAAAGGTTTGCTTCATTCAGACCAAGAGATTTACAATAGCAACAAAGCTGATCCTATTGTTCGAAAATACTCTCGAGATGTTTCGAAATTTTACAGGGATTTTGCTAAAGGCATGATTAAAATGGGTGACATTAGCCCTCTTGTTGGTAATCAAGGTGAAATTAGACAAAATTGTCGAGTAGCGCGATAA